From one Physeter macrocephalus isolate SW-GA chromosome 18, ASM283717v5, whole genome shotgun sequence genomic stretch:
- the CIMIP3 gene encoding putative uncharacterized protein CIMIP3 has protein sequence MSQDSQKPSVLSHGPKTPSGKKVKAPRCPLSRSRKQGHEQTLAAAYMPVVVDPRGQSPDKFRLSFYTSQYSNTLNPFYTLQKPTCGYLYRRDTDHTRKRFDVPPANMVSWCS, from the coding sequence gaCTCACAGAAACCCTCAGTACTCAGCCACGGGCCGAAGACGCCATCAGGCAAAAAGGTGAAGGCTCCACGCTGTCCCCTGTCCCGGTCGAGGAAGCAGGGCCATGAGCAGACTCTGGCGGCGGCCTATATGCCGGTGGTGGTGGACCCCAGGGGGCAGAGCCCAGACAAGTTCAGGCTCAGTTTCTACACCTCCCAGTACTCCAACACCCTGAACCCCTTCTACACCTTGCAGAAGCCTACCTGCGGCTACCTGTACCGCCGGGACACCGACCACACCCGCAAGCGCTTCGACGTGCCTCCTGCCAACATGGTCTCGTGGTGCTCGTAG
- the GUCA1A gene encoding guanylyl cyclase-activating protein 1: protein MGNIMDGKSVEELSSTECHQWYKKFMTECPSGQLTLYEFRQFFGLKNLSPWASQYVEQMFETFDFNKDGYIDFMEYVAALSLVLKGKVEQKLRWYFKLYDVDGNGCIDRDELLTIIRAIRTINPCSDSTMTAEEFTDTVFSKIDVNGDGELSLEEFMEGVQKDQMLLDTLTRSLDLTHIVRRLQDGEQDEEGAGGRESEAAEAAG from the exons ATGGGGAACATTATGGACGGTAAGTCGGTGGAGGAGCTAAGCAGCACCGAGTGCCACCAGTGGTACAAGAAGTTCATGACCGAGTGCCCCTCCGGCCAGCTCACCCTCTACGAGTTCCGCCAGTTCTTCGGCCTCAAGAACCTGAGCCCGTGGGCCAGCCAGTACGTGGAGCAGATGTTTGAGACCTTTGACTTCAACAAA GACGGCTACATCGACTTCATGGAGTACGTGGCGGCGCTGAGTCTTGTCCTCAAGGGGAAGGTGGAACAGAAGCTGCGCTGGTACTTCAAGCTCTACGACGTAGACGGCAACGGATGCATCGACCGCGACGAGCTCCTCACCATCATCCGG GCCATCCGAACCATTAACCCCTGCAGCGACTCGACCATGACCGCAGAGGAGTTCACCGATACAGTGTTCTCCAAGATTGACGTCAATGGGGATG GGGAACTCTCCCTGGAGGAGTTCATGGAGGGCGTCCAGAAGGACCAGATGCTCTTGGACACGCTAACCCGAAGCCTGGACCTTACCCACATTGTGCGCAGGCTCCAGGATGGAGAGCAGGATGAGGAGGGAGCTGGTGGCAGGGAAAGTGAGGCAGCGGAAGCAGCCGGCTGA